Proteins found in one Roseovarius pelagicus genomic segment:
- a CDS encoding pseudouridine synthase produces MSNEYTPPDVPLSVLHADHEIVVLDKPEGLLSVPGKGEHLSDCLLSRVQDAFPTALLVHRLDRDTSGVMVFGLTPHAQRHLGLQFEKRYVRKSYVARVFGRMEPKTGTVDLPLIVDWPNRPRQMVCHETGRAAQTDWRVLRASEAETRVRLMPKTGRSHQLRVHMLAMGHPILGDPFYAEGGARAHPRLMLHSEELRLKHPDGGRGMSFRAKAPF; encoded by the coding sequence ATGAGTAACGAATACACCCCGCCTGATGTGCCTTTGTCGGTCTTGCATGCCGATCACGAGATCGTCGTGCTGGACAAGCCTGAAGGCCTGTTGTCAGTGCCCGGAAAGGGCGAGCATCTGTCCGATTGTCTGCTCAGCCGGGTGCAGGATGCGTTTCCGACGGCATTGTTGGTGCATCGGCTGGACAGGGATACTTCGGGGGTCATGGTTTTTGGTCTGACGCCCCATGCACAGCGGCATCTGGGGTTGCAGTTCGAGAAGCGCTATGTGCGCAAGAGTTATGTTGCGCGCGTGTTCGGGCGGATGGAGCCCAAGACCGGCACGGTGGATTTGCCGTTGATCGTGGACTGGCCAAACCGGCCACGCCAGATGGTTTGCCATGAAACAGGACGCGCGGCGCAGACAGACTGGCGGGTGTTGCGCGCCAGTGAGGCAGAGACACGGGTACGTTTGATGCCCAAGACCGGGCGCAGCCACCAATTGCGTGTGCATATGCTGGCGATGGGGCATCCTATTCTGGGCGATCCGTTCTATGCGGAGGGGGGCGCGCGTGCGCATCCGCGACTGATGTTGCATTCCGAAGAGCTGAGGCTGAAGCATCCCGATGGAGGGCGCGGCATGAGTTTCCGTGCCAAGGCGCCGTTCTGA
- a CDS encoding peroxiredoxin has product MGLRINDTVPDFSAETDQGSIKFHDWIGDSWAILFSHPKDFTPVCTTEFSAVARLSDEWEKRGTKVIGVSVDGVEDHKKWKGDIETVANTKAGFPIIADEGLAVSKAFDMLPAEAYMPDGRTPNDSATVRSVFIIGPDKQLKLSMTYPMNVGRNFSEVLRALDGLQTAAKAGVATPADWQVGEDVIIPPSVSDEQAKEKFGEFDAVLPYLRKTKLPS; this is encoded by the coding sequence ATGGGCCTGCGCATTAATGATACCGTTCCCGATTTTTCGGCGGAAACAGACCAAGGGTCAATTAAGTTTCACGACTGGATTGGCGATAGCTGGGCGATTCTGTTTTCGCACCCCAAGGACTTTACCCCGGTTTGCACGACGGAGTTCAGCGCTGTGGCGCGCCTGTCTGATGAATGGGAAAAACGCGGGACCAAGGTCATCGGCGTGTCGGTTGACGGTGTCGAGGATCACAAGAAATGGAAAGGCGATATTGAAACCGTCGCCAACACCAAGGCGGGTTTCCCGATCATCGCCGATGAAGGGCTGGCTGTGTCCAAGGCGTTCGATATGTTGCCGGCAGAGGCCTATATGCCCGATGGCCGCACACCGAATGACAGCGCGACCGTTCGCAGCGTTTTTATTATCGGCCCTGACAAGCAACTGAAGCTGTCGATGACCTATCCGATGAATGTTGGCCGCAACTTCAGCGAAGTGTTGCGTGCCCTGGACGGATTGCAGACGGCCGCCAAGGCCGGTGTCGCAACGCCAGCCGACTGGCAGGTGGGTGAGGATGTGATCATTCCGCCATCGGTCAGCGACGAACAAGCCAAGGAAAAATTCGGCGAGTTTGACGCGGTTCTGCCCTACTTGCGGAAAACAAAACTGCCGAGCTGA
- a CDS encoding EVE domain-containing protein, which translates to MALWLFKSEPATWSWDDQVAKGDAGEEWDGVRNYQARNFMRKMAAGDRGFFYHSQTEKAVVGIVEICAESHPDSTADDDRWECVDIRAVRPFAQPVTLDMIKADSRLADMVLVKNSRLSVQPVTEREWEIVCEMGKTKPG; encoded by the coding sequence ATGGCGCTTTGGCTCTTTAAATCTGAACCGGCGACCTGGAGTTGGGACGATCAGGTGGCCAAGGGAGATGCAGGCGAGGAGTGGGACGGCGTACGCAACTATCAGGCGCGCAATTTCATGCGCAAAATGGCGGCTGGGGACCGGGGTTTTTTCTACCATTCGCAGACAGAGAAGGCCGTGGTGGGTATTGTCGAAATCTGCGCAGAATCGCACCCCGACAGCACGGCAGACGATGATCGTTGGGAATGCGTGGACATCCGGGCGGTCCGTCCCTTCGCACAGCCTGTGACACTGGACATGATCAAAGCCGACTCTCGACTTGCAGACATGGTTCTGGTCAAGAACTCTCGTTTGTCAGTTCAGCCTGTGACAGAGAGAGAATGGGAAATCGTCTGTGAGATGGGTAAGACAAAGCCGGGATAA
- a CDS encoding serine/threonine protein kinase → MNLPPDIVDAPFVSETVHKRDIFSETISGHLAGIPDFPVVLRKLDGVPFCARPIAWALARKEIKGLRAVQGIDGTPVLIRVDRTGLLRSWTRGTPLHLAKPASAAWYRDARRLLREMRRAGVTHNDIAKPQNWLMTPDGRAAVIDFQLASVHHRRGRLFRVMAREDLRHLLKQKRAYAPDLLTPSEHAMLAQKALPARIWMATAKPAYNFITRRLMNWSDGEGTEDRITRDGPALCAALLAHPQITDVALATYALPAKGVGLYAFVETTLSTEAVAELAPSPRPELIQTLAALPRTKDGAPREDVLHLIAANRLDELQMLIAADSELATVLRPIIASRLNLTDRSR, encoded by the coding sequence ATGAACCTGCCGCCTGATATAGTCGATGCGCCCTTTGTGAGCGAGACCGTGCACAAGCGCGATATTTTTTCCGAGACCATCTCGGGCCATCTAGCTGGCATTCCTGATTTTCCCGTGGTGTTGCGTAAACTGGATGGTGTGCCGTTTTGTGCGCGCCCCATTGCCTGGGCACTGGCCCGCAAAGAGATCAAAGGGCTGCGTGCCGTGCAGGGGATCGACGGTACGCCAGTACTGATCCGGGTAGACCGCACCGGCCTGTTGCGTAGCTGGACGCGCGGCACCCCCCTGCATCTGGCCAAACCAGCCAGCGCCGCTTGGTATCGCGACGCGCGGCGTCTCTTGCGCGAAATGCGCCGCGCCGGAGTGACGCATAACGACATCGCCAAGCCGCAAAACTGGCTGATGACGCCGGACGGGCGCGCGGCAGTGATCGACTTTCAGCTTGCTTCGGTCCATCACCGTCGCGGACGTCTCTTTCGCGTGATGGCCCGAGAGGACCTGCGCCATCTGCTGAAACAAAAACGAGCCTACGCGCCCGATCTGCTGACCCCATCAGAACATGCAATGCTGGCGCAAAAGGCACTGCCAGCGCGTATTTGGATGGCAACAGCCAAACCGGCCTACAATTTCATTACCCGCCGCCTGATGAACTGGTCCGACGGTGAGGGCACCGAAGACCGCATCACCCGTGATGGCCCGGCACTCTGCGCCGCCCTGCTCGCCCATCCCCAGATCACCGACGTGGCACTGGCCACCTACGCGCTGCCGGCCAAAGGGGTGGGCCTCTACGCTTTCGTCGAAACGACGCTCAGCACAGAGGCCGTCGCAGAACTCGCCCCTTCCCCACGGCCCGAACTGATCCAGACACTCGCCGCTCTGCCACGTACAAAGGACGGCGCGCCCCGCGAGGACGTCCTGCATCTGATCGCCGCAAACCGTCTGGACGAGTTGCAAATGTTGATAGCTGCCGACTCTGAACTCGCCACCGTGCTACGACCGATCATCGCCAGTCGCCTCAACCTGACCGACCGTTCGCGGTAA
- the hemE gene encoding uroporphyrinogen decarboxylase, whose translation MAKDKTILRALAGETLPTPPIWMMRQAGRYLPEYRATRAQAGDFLSLCYNSDLATEVTLQPIRRYGFDAAILFADILLIPQALGLDLWFVTGEGPRLSTIDNADDLAQLRSPDDIHETLGPIYQTLRNLTSALPAETTLIGFAGAPWTVATYMLAGRGTPNQGPAHALKHSQPEVFGGLMDRLTKATIEYLSAQIDAGAEVVKLFDSWAGSLKGNDFDRYAIAPAKEIITALKARHPDTPIIAFPREAGDKYVGFANETGADCVAIDNSVSAEWVAANVQVDGCVQGNLASSHMVTGGDALVRETRRIVDALRGGPHIFNLGHGITPDANPDNVQRMIDAVRNH comes from the coding sequence ATGGCCAAAGACAAGACGATCCTGCGCGCGTTGGCGGGCGAGACATTGCCAACCCCACCGATCTGGATGATGCGTCAGGCAGGTCGCTACCTGCCAGAGTATCGTGCGACGCGTGCCCAAGCGGGCGATTTCCTGTCGCTGTGTTACAATAGCGATCTGGCAACCGAAGTCACATTGCAGCCGATCCGGCGCTACGGATTCGACGCCGCCATCCTCTTTGCAGATATCCTGCTGATCCCGCAGGCACTGGGGCTAGACTTGTGGTTCGTCACCGGCGAGGGGCCGCGTCTGTCCACGATCGACAACGCTGACGATCTGGCACAGTTGCGCAGCCCGGATGACATCCATGAAACTCTCGGCCCGATCTATCAGACGTTGCGCAACCTGACGAGCGCGCTGCCCGCCGAGACGACATTGATCGGGTTCGCCGGTGCGCCATGGACTGTGGCAACCTACATGCTCGCCGGTCGCGGCACACCGAATCAGGGACCGGCGCACGCCCTGAAACATTCTCAGCCAGAAGTATTCGGCGGGCTGATGGACCGTTTGACCAAGGCCACAATCGAATACCTCTCGGCCCAGATAGACGCCGGCGCCGAAGTGGTGAAACTCTTCGACAGTTGGGCCGGGTCGCTCAAGGGTAATGATTTCGACCGATACGCAATCGCACCCGCCAAAGAGATCATCACTGCCCTGAAGGCACGCCACCCGGATACGCCCATCATCGCCTTCCCCCGCGAGGCGGGTGATAAATACGTCGGCTTTGCCAATGAGACAGGTGCCGATTGCGTAGCCATCGACAATTCAGTGAGTGCCGAATGGGTGGCGGCAAACGTACAGGTCGACGGTTGCGTGCAGGGGAATCTGGCCTCATCGCATATGGTCACCGGGGGTGATGCGCTGGTTCGCGAAACCCGCCGAATCGTTGACGCGCTGCGCGGTGGGCCGCATATCTTCAACCTCGGTCACGGTATCACACCGGATGCCAACCCTGATAATGTGCAACGGATGATCGACGCGGTGCGCAACCACTGA
- the hemC gene encoding hydroxymethylbilane synthase → MRLKLPTPSAPMRLGTRGSPLALAQAYETRARLSAAFDVPSEAFEIVVIKTTGDRIVDRPLKELGGKGLFTREIEQALLQGGIDLAVHSMKDMPVLQPGGLLLDTYLPREDVRDAFVAPHATGLGDLEPGAKVGSSSLRRRAQVLVKYPHLEVVEFRGNVQTRLKKLNDEVAACTFLAVAGLNRLGRSDVITAAIEPEVMLPAVAQGAIGIERREDDQRAAAMLEAIHDTATGQRLAAERAFLTALDGSCETPIAGLADLDGGTLRLRGEVLRPDGSENLTDDRTAPIEDGAELGREMAHDLLDRAGPGFFDWRK, encoded by the coding sequence ATGAGATTGAAACTGCCCACACCTTCGGCCCCGATGAGATTGGGAACGCGCGGCTCTCCGCTCGCACTTGCGCAGGCGTATGAGACGCGTGCGCGGCTAAGTGCGGCGTTCGATGTTCCGAGTGAAGCGTTTGAAATCGTTGTGATAAAGACCACTGGCGACCGGATAGTCGATCGTCCTCTGAAGGAGCTTGGCGGGAAGGGGCTTTTTACCCGCGAAATCGAGCAGGCGCTGCTGCAAGGTGGCATTGATCTGGCCGTGCATTCGATGAAGGATATGCCGGTTTTGCAGCCCGGTGGGCTGCTATTGGACACCTATCTGCCGCGTGAGGACGTACGTGACGCATTTGTCGCACCCCATGCCACTGGGTTGGGCGATCTGGAGCCGGGCGCCAAAGTGGGCAGTTCATCGCTACGTCGCCGTGCACAGGTACTGGTGAAATATCCGCATCTGGAAGTAGTCGAGTTTCGCGGTAACGTACAAACCCGACTGAAGAAGCTGAACGACGAGGTTGCCGCTTGTACCTTTCTTGCTGTCGCGGGCCTGAACCGGCTGGGGCGCTCGGACGTTATCACGGCCGCGATTGAGCCAGAGGTGATGCTGCCTGCCGTGGCGCAAGGCGCGATCGGCATCGAACGACGCGAAGATGATCAACGCGCCGCTGCCATGCTGGAAGCGATCCACGATACGGCCACCGGACAACGGCTCGCGGCGGAACGCGCATTCCTGACCGCGCTTGACGGTTCGTGCGAGACGCCGATTGCCGGGCTGGCTGATCTGGACGGCGGCACCTTGCGGTTGCGCGGTGAAGTTCTGCGCCCCGATGGATCAGAGAACCTGACGGATGACCGCACCGCGCCTATTGAGGATGGTGCCGAACTGGGCCGTGAAATGGCGCATGACCTGCTGGATCGGGCCGGGCCGGGGTTCTTTGACTGGCGGAAGTAG
- a CDS encoding YciI family protein: MLIALMAKDNTGALQTRIDNRDAHIAYLKDSGVVSQAGPFLDEGGEMIGSLVILDVPDMAAAEQWAENDPYARAGLFSEVRMIAWKKVI; this comes from the coding sequence ATGCTGATTGCTCTTATGGCCAAGGACAATACTGGTGCGCTCCAGACCCGGATCGACAATCGCGATGCGCATATCGCCTATCTCAAGGACAGCGGCGTGGTTAGTCAGGCGGGGCCGTTTCTGGACGAAGGTGGCGAGATGATCGGCTCATTGGTCATCCTTGATGTGCCAGACATGGCCGCCGCAGAGCAATGGGCCGAAAATGATCCCTATGCCAGGGCCGGATTATTCTCCGAGGTCAGAATGATTGCATGGAAAAAGGTGATCTGA
- a CDS encoding glycosyltransferase family 25 protein: protein MAMRVYVLHLLRAEKRRQNARDLLRNCGVAGSIWPAVDGAAMSSTDLNQSYGADLCEPAYPFALRTGEIGCFLSHRQIWADMQDRSEDAALIIEDDAGLDLPLFQQAMALATEHVHDLGYIQLQTRAPRGPSRLIDKNGPCALVLPEVAGLRTTAQVVSRTAAAQLLARSDPFDRPVDTYVQSFWHTGLKPAMITPSGVLEIADQLDGSTIQSADKTLWEKARREVARARYRAAVRRISRKTPTPVSHDE, encoded by the coding sequence ATGGCGATGCGCGTCTACGTTCTGCACTTGTTACGTGCCGAAAAACGGCGCCAGAACGCGCGCGATTTGCTACGAAACTGCGGTGTGGCCGGAAGTATCTGGCCCGCCGTCGATGGCGCCGCGATGTCATCAACGGATCTGAACCAGAGCTATGGCGCAGACCTCTGTGAACCCGCCTACCCCTTTGCCCTACGCACAGGCGAGATCGGCTGCTTTCTCAGCCACCGGCAAATCTGGGCCGACATGCAGGACCGTAGCGAAGACGCCGCCCTGATCATCGAAGATGATGCAGGATTGGATCTGCCGCTGTTCCAGCAGGCGATGGCACTGGCCACCGAGCACGTCCATGACCTTGGCTATATCCAACTACAAACACGTGCGCCGCGCGGGCCCAGCCGCCTGATCGACAAAAACGGCCCTTGTGCGCTGGTTTTGCCAGAGGTGGCCGGCCTGCGGACCACCGCTCAAGTTGTCAGCAGAACCGCTGCGGCGCAATTGCTGGCGCGATCCGATCCATTCGATCGGCCCGTCGATACATATGTCCAGAGTTTCTGGCACACAGGGCTGAAACCGGCAATGATCACACCCTCCGGCGTGCTGGAAATTGCAGATCAGCTCGACGGGTCGACCATCCAGAGCGCAGATAAAACACTGTGGGAGAAGGCACGGCGCGAAGTTGCCCGCGCACGCTACCGCGCCGCCGTGCGACGTATCTCGCGCAAGACACCTACGCCAGTATCACATGATGAATGA
- a CDS encoding aldehyde dehydrogenase family protein, which yields MIEKRQFYINGAWTDPAAKNDCNVINPTTEEPCAIITLGGQADTDAAVTAAKAAFPAWAATDPATRIAHVEKLLEVYNSRSEDMAQAISLEMGAPIDMSRDQQTGAGSYHISTFIETAKKFKFMHEMDPGTPGSMIAHEPIGVTALITPWNWPMNQVTLKVIAALVAGCTMVLKPSEESPLSAMVFADMVHEAGLPAGVFNLVNGDGVGVGSQLTVHEDVDMVSFTGSSRAGKLISKAAADTLKRVSLELGGKGANLIFADADEKAVKRGVLHCMNNSGQSCNAPTRMLVQREIYDQAVETAAEVANSITVGPANEEGRHIGPVVNEVQFNKIQDLIQKGIDEGARLVAGGTGRPDGLNRGFYVKPTVFADVNNQMVIAREEIFGPVLSIIPFDTEEEGIEIANDTPYGLTNYAQTQDPARANRLARALRAGMVEINGKSRGAGAPFGGMKQSGNGREGGTWGIEDFTEVKSISGWT from the coding sequence ATGATCGAAAAACGTCAGTTCTACATCAACGGGGCCTGGACCGATCCAGCCGCCAAGAATGATTGCAATGTCATCAACCCCACCACCGAAGAACCCTGCGCGATCATCACGCTTGGCGGGCAGGCCGATACCGATGCAGCCGTCACCGCGGCAAAGGCAGCCTTTCCTGCGTGGGCGGCGACAGATCCCGCAACGCGGATCGCCCATGTCGAAAAGCTGTTAGAAGTTTACAACAGCCGCAGCGAAGATATGGCACAGGCAATCAGTCTGGAAATGGGCGCCCCCATTGACATGTCGCGCGACCAGCAGACGGGTGCAGGCAGCTATCATATCAGCACCTTCATCGAAACGGCTAAGAAGTTCAAATTCATGCATGAGATGGATCCCGGCACACCGGGCAGCATGATCGCGCATGAGCCGATCGGCGTGACCGCGTTGATCACGCCATGGAACTGGCCGATGAACCAAGTCACGCTGAAAGTGATCGCAGCACTGGTCGCCGGCTGTACCATGGTTCTGAAACCGTCAGAGGAATCGCCTTTGTCGGCGATGGTCTTTGCCGACATGGTGCATGAGGCCGGTCTACCGGCAGGTGTGTTCAATCTGGTGAACGGCGATGGCGTGGGCGTAGGCAGCCAGCTGACCGTACATGAGGACGTCGACATGGTCAGCTTTACCGGATCATCCCGCGCAGGCAAGCTGATCTCGAAGGCAGCGGCAGACACATTGAAGCGCGTCAGCCTTGAGTTGGGCGGCAAGGGCGCGAACCTGATTTTCGCCGATGCCGACGAAAAGGCAGTAAAACGCGGCGTTCTGCATTGCATGAACAACTCTGGTCAGTCCTGCAACGCGCCGACACGTATGCTGGTGCAGCGCGAGATTTATGACCAAGCCGTGGAGACCGCCGCTGAGGTCGCCAACAGCATCACCGTTGGACCCGCCAACGAAGAAGGCCGCCACATCGGTCCGGTGGTGAACGAAGTACAGTTCAACAAAATTCAGGACCTGATCCAGAAGGGCATCGACGAAGGCGCACGTCTGGTCGCAGGCGGCACTGGACGGCCGGATGGCCTGAACCGGGGCTTTTACGTCAAACCGACGGTCTTTGCAGATGTGAATAATCAGATGGTCATCGCCCGCGAAGAAATCTTTGGTCCTGTCCTGTCGATCATCCCCTTTGATACCGAAGAAGAAGGGATCGAGATCGCCAACGATACGCCCTACGGTCTGACCAACTACGCCCAGACCCAGGATCCGGCCCGCGCCAACCGGCTGGCGCGCGCCTTGCGTGCAGGTATGGTCGAGATCAACGGCAAAAGCCGTGGCGCAGGCGCACCCTTTGGCGGGATGAAGCAGTCCGGCAACGGGCGCGAAGGCGGCACCTGGGGCATCGAGGACTTTACCGAGGTCAAGTCGATCTCGGGCTGGACCTGA
- a CDS encoding NAD(P)H-dependent glycerol-3-phosphate dehydrogenase — MIGVMGAGAFGTALAISLTGNGPVTLWARDRTHIDEMRIAGENARRLPGTALPDTLRLSADIDELQHATIVLLAVPMQKLRTVLTEYAPNLAGKTLVACCKGVELETLQGPVQVITETVPDAVAAILTGPGFAHDIAKGLPTAMTLACADALAGGALQDRLSTANLRLYRTTDTIGSELGGALKNVMAIACGAAMGAGLGESARAALMTRGYAEMQRMAQAVGARAETLSGLSGFGDLTLTCTSEQSRNARFGLSIGRGEDFDASVTVEGAATAQAVQARARALQIDMPITDAVCGLTNGQLRVDQAMNNLLSRPLKEEKC; from the coding sequence ATGATCGGGGTCATGGGCGCAGGAGCATTCGGCACGGCGCTGGCCATCTCACTAACCGGGAACGGCCCTGTCACACTCTGGGCACGGGATCGCACTCATATCGACGAGATGCGGATCGCGGGCGAAAACGCGCGCCGTCTGCCCGGCACCGCTCTGCCCGACACCTTGCGCCTCAGTGCCGATATTGACGAGTTGCAGCACGCGACCATTGTGCTACTCGCTGTGCCCATGCAGAAACTGCGCACGGTTTTGACCGAGTATGCCCCCAACCTAGCGGGCAAGACGCTGGTCGCCTGCTGCAAGGGCGTCGAGTTAGAGACCCTACAGGGGCCAGTACAGGTAATCACCGAAACAGTGCCCGATGCGGTGGCCGCGATCCTGACCGGCCCCGGCTTTGCACATGACATCGCGAAAGGTCTGCCCACGGCCATGACGCTGGCCTGTGCCGACGCACTGGCAGGTGGCGCGCTACAGGACAGGCTCAGCACTGCCAACCTGCGGCTATACAGAACCACCGACACGATCGGATCGGAATTGGGTGGCGCGCTCAAGAACGTCATGGCGATTGCCTGCGGGGCAGCCATGGGTGCCGGATTGGGTGAGAGCGCACGCGCCGCACTCATGACGCGCGGATACGCAGAAATGCAACGCATGGCGCAGGCCGTCGGTGCACGCGCTGAAACACTTTCGGGACTATCGGGGTTTGGCGATTTAACGCTGACCTGTACCTCGGAACAATCGCGCAACGCACGGTTTGGTCTGAGCATCGGGCGCGGAGAGGATTTCGATGCTTCGGTTACCGTTGAAGGTGCGGCCACGGCTCAGGCAGTTCAAGCACGCGCGCGGGCGTTACAGATCGACATGCCAATCACCGACGCCGTGTGCGGATTGACCAATGGTCAACTGCGTGTAGATCAGGCTATGAATAATTTGCTCTCACGTCCATTGAAGGAAGAAAAATGCTGA
- a CDS encoding alpha-1,2-fucosyltransferase, whose translation MITTRLFGGAGNQLFQYAAGRALADHLGCELAIDSRYVAGSHNRGDCFAHFGHARFAREIRLPPVKADGVLRYALWRNFGRVPRFYRERGLGFDPSFFDLPRGIYLHGYWQSPRYFAPIAGQLRRDLMFTSSLDAKNTDMAARIATAAMPVSLHVRRGDYIAGDSYAACPPDYYRRAVSCIAENAAQPLTCFVFSNDPNWARDNLDLGQETVIVDLNDETTGHFDMALMARCTHNIIANSTFSWWGAWLNPQPNKTVIAPAAWFAKDKLHNPDLCPPEWVRL comes from the coding sequence ATGATTACGACCCGCCTGTTCGGCGGGGCGGGCAACCAGCTCTTTCAATATGCCGCCGGGCGGGCGCTGGCCGATCATCTGGGCTGCGAATTGGCAATCGACTCGCGTTATGTGGCCGGTAGCCATAATCGGGGCGACTGTTTCGCGCATTTTGGCCATGCGCGGTTCGCGCGCGAGATACGCCTGCCACCTGTCAAAGCTGATGGCGTCCTGCGTTATGCGCTCTGGCGCAATTTTGGCCGGGTACCCCGGTTTTACCGCGAACGTGGCCTCGGATTCGATCCATCATTTTTCGATCTGCCGCGCGGCATCTACCTGCATGGTTATTGGCAATCGCCACGATATTTTGCGCCCATCGCCGGACAACTACGCCGTGATCTTATGTTCACCTCATCGCTAGACGCAAAAAACACCGACATGGCCGCCCGGATTGCCACAGCCGCCATGCCCGTGTCCCTACATGTGCGTCGAGGTGACTACATTGCCGGTGATAGCTACGCCGCCTGTCCGCCCGACTACTACCGTCGCGCGGTATCCTGCATCGCCGAAAATGCTGCCCAGCCCCTGACATGCTTTGTCTTTTCCAATGACCCCAATTGGGCACGCGACAATCTCGACCTTGGGCAAGAAACGGTGATTGTCGATCTCAACGACGAAACGACGGGTCACTTCGACATGGCCCTGATGGCGCGGTGCACTCACAACATCATCGCCAATTCAACCTTTTCATGGTGGGGCGCATGGCTAAATCCACAGCCCAACAAGACAGTCATTGCCCCCGCCGCATGGTTCGCCAAGGACAAGCTGCACAACCCCGACCTCTGCCCGCCAGAATGGGTGCGGCTCTGA
- a CDS encoding DUF1761 domain-containing protein, producing the protein MAFLSVIIAAVAGFGFGAFWYSVLAKQWISASGVPVNADGKPANSSDPVPYIAGFVAMLLVAGMMRHIFALSGIDTIGEGLVSGLGIGLFLALPWLMTCYGFAGRSKRLTLIDGGYATFGSAVIGAVLTAF; encoded by the coding sequence ATGGCATTTCTCAGCGTGATCATTGCGGCGGTGGCAGGTTTCGGTTTCGGGGCATTCTGGTACTCAGTTCTGGCAAAGCAGTGGATCTCGGCCTCTGGCGTCCCGGTGAACGCGGATGGCAAGCCCGCAAACAGCTCTGATCCCGTTCCCTACATCGCCGGGTTTGTTGCGATGCTGCTGGTAGCAGGTATGATGCGTCATATCTTTGCGCTTAGCGGGATAGACACGATTGGCGAGGGATTGGTGTCTGGTCTCGGCATCGGTCTGTTTCTGGCACTGCCTTGGCTGATGACCTGCTACGGTTTTGCCGGACGATCCAAACGGCTAACCCTGATTGACGGTGGATACGCGACTTTTGGCAGTGCAGTCATCGGTGCCGTACTGACAGCATTCTGA